Proteins encoded by one window of Swingsia samuiensis:
- the rpoC gene encoding DNA-directed RNA polymerase subunit beta', with protein MNELMKILGQSGQSVTFDQIKIQLASSEQIRSWSYGEIKKPETINYRTFKPERDGLFCARIFGPIKDYECLCGKYKRMKFRGIVCEKCGVEVTLAKVRRERMGHIELASPVAHIWFLKSLPSRIATMLDLPLKDVEPVLYFERFLVLDKGVADTDQIDSYKHGKKRDQYLLDEIRCEDLLDEYPDAGIEVGIGAEAIKRALSSYNWGIPNAEERELSLAAKAKGLPDPFDYDAEVMEEDSEKTMMRKKLRKATSEAARKKLVKRLKLVESFVESGSNPDWMIMDIVPVIPPELRPLVPLDGGRFATSDLNDLYRRVINRNNRLKRLMELRAPDIIVRNEKRMLQEAVDALFDNGRRGRAITGANKRPLKSLSDMLKGKQGRFRQNLLGKRVDYSGRSVIVVGPELKLHQCGLPKKMALELFKPFIYSKLEKYGHATTIKAAKRMVEKERPEVWDILEEVIREHPVMLNRAPTLHRLGIQAFEPTLIEGKAIQLHPLVCTAFNADFDGDQMAVHVPLSLEAQLEARVLMMSTNNILSPANGKPIIVPSQDIVLGLYYLSLEVPEYRETPDEAEIVDGKVVKAGPPAYGDVSEIESAMLSGSLKLHDKIRLRLTTVNADGKSVRETLVTTPGRALIARILPKHSDISFALINKQLTKKNVSDVIDTVYRHCGQKEAVIFCDRLMELGFRHAARAGISFGKDDMIIPEAKKTLVAKTSEEVKEFEQQYQDGLITAGERYNKVVDAWSRCTDEVQAAMLKEISKQVIGKPTNSVWMMSHSGARGSPAQMKQLAGMRGLMVKPSGEIIEQPIIANFKEGLSVLDYFTSSHGARKGLADTALKTANSGYLTRRLVDVAQDCIIVEQDCGTERGLTVRAVMDSGEVVSSLSERILGRTLSKDVLHPVTEELLVARNTLVDEALSDVIEQAGVESVEIRSVLTCDSRVGICAHCYGRDLARGTPVNIGEAVGVIAAQSIGEPGTQLTMRTFHIGGAATRGAEQSMVEAARDGVVKIKNRNVVENSQKVPVVMSRNCEILLVDENGVERSRYRVPYGARLMVGEGEEVTRGQKMAEWDPYTLPIITERAGKVEYLDLIDSITLVERMDEVTGLSSKVVVDYKQAAKGVDLRPRLQLKDASGNVVKLANGNDARYFLSPDSILSVENGAEVNAGDVLARIPREGSKTRDITGGLPRVAELFEARRPKDHAIIAEGDGRIEFGKDYKSKRCIIVKNDETDEETQYLIPKGKHISVQEGDFVQKGDPLVDGPRVPHDILKVMGVEALSDYLVNEIQDVYRLQGVKINDKHIEVIVRQMLQKVEVLEPGDSTYLIGETVDRIEFEIENQRLMENGDTPARGMPVLQGITKASLQTQSFISAASFQETTRVLTDAATSGKVDTLNGLKENVIVGRLIPAGTGSVINRLRTIAASQDRARVSGIPSKKIEDAAE; from the coding sequence CTGTTGCACACATCTGGTTCCTGAAGTCTCTTCCAAGTCGTATCGCTACGATGCTGGACTTGCCTTTGAAGGATGTTGAGCCTGTTCTGTACTTTGAGCGCTTTTTGGTGCTCGATAAAGGTGTTGCAGATACGGATCAAATTGATTCTTACAAGCACGGTAAAAAGCGCGATCAATATCTTCTGGATGAAATTCGGTGTGAAGATCTTCTGGATGAATATCCTGATGCCGGTATTGAGGTTGGAATTGGTGCGGAAGCCATTAAACGCGCTTTATCCAGCTATAACTGGGGTATTCCTAACGCCGAAGAGCGTGAATTAAGTTTAGCCGCTAAAGCAAAAGGCTTGCCAGATCCGTTCGACTATGACGCTGAAGTCATGGAAGAAGATTCTGAAAAAACGATGATGCGTAAGAAATTACGTAAGGCGACATCAGAAGCGGCTCGTAAAAAACTAGTTAAGCGCTTAAAGCTGGTTGAATCATTTGTAGAAAGTGGTTCAAATCCAGATTGGATGATCATGGATATCGTTCCGGTTATTCCGCCGGAATTGCGTCCATTGGTGCCATTGGATGGTGGCCGCTTCGCAACGTCTGATCTGAACGATCTGTATCGTCGTGTGATCAACCGTAACAATCGTCTAAAAAGACTGATGGAGCTTCGTGCGCCAGATATCATTGTTCGCAATGAAAAGCGTATGTTGCAAGAAGCGGTTGATGCGCTGTTTGATAACGGTCGTCGTGGCCGTGCGATTACGGGTGCAAATAAACGTCCATTAAAATCTTTGTCAGATATGCTGAAGGGAAAGCAAGGACGTTTCCGTCAGAACCTTTTGGGTAAGCGCGTCGACTATTCTGGTCGTTCTGTGATCGTGGTCGGCCCGGAACTGAAACTGCATCAGTGTGGCTTGCCAAAGAAAATGGCTTTGGAATTGTTTAAGCCATTTATTTATTCGAAACTTGAAAAGTACGGTCATGCGACAACCATTAAAGCTGCAAAGCGGATGGTTGAGAAAGAGCGTCCAGAAGTTTGGGATATCCTTGAAGAAGTTATCCGTGAGCATCCGGTTATGCTTAACCGTGCGCCAACACTTCACCGTTTGGGTATTCAGGCGTTTGAACCGACACTGATTGAAGGTAAAGCGATCCAGCTCCATCCACTGGTCTGTACTGCATTTAACGCAGACTTTGACGGTGATCAGATGGCTGTGCACGTTCCTCTTTCCTTAGAGGCACAGCTAGAAGCGCGTGTGTTGATGATGTCGACCAATAACATCCTCAGCCCTGCGAATGGTAAGCCGATTATTGTTCCTTCTCAGGATATCGTTCTTGGCTTGTACTATTTGAGCTTGGAAGTTCCTGAATATCGTGAAACGCCGGATGAGGCTGAAATTGTTGATGGAAAGGTTGTTAAAGCCGGCCCACCAGCATATGGCGATGTTTCTGAAATTGAGAGTGCCATGTTGTCTGGCTCTCTTAAATTACATGATAAAATTCGTCTGCGTTTAACAACAGTGAACGCTGATGGTAAATCAGTTCGTGAAACCCTTGTAACGACACCAGGGCGTGCGCTGATTGCTCGGATTTTACCAAAGCATTCAGATATTTCCTTTGCGCTGATTAATAAGCAGCTGACCAAGAAAAATGTGTCAGACGTTATCGACACGGTTTACCGTCACTGTGGGCAAAAAGAAGCGGTTATCTTCTGTGATCGTTTGATGGAACTTGGTTTCCGTCATGCGGCTCGCGCAGGTATCTCCTTCGGTAAGGATGATATGATCATCCCAGAAGCCAAGAAGACGTTGGTTGCTAAAACCTCTGAAGAAGTAAAAGAGTTTGAGCAACAGTATCAGGATGGTCTGATTACAGCTGGTGAGCGTTACAACAAGGTTGTTGACGCATGGTCACGCTGCACAGACGAAGTTCAAGCGGCGATGCTGAAGGAAATTTCCAAGCAGGTTATTGGTAAGCCAACGAACTCTGTTTGGATGATGAGCCATTCTGGTGCTCGTGGGTCGCCAGCGCAGATGAAGCAGCTTGCGGGTATGCGTGGTCTGATGGTGAAGCCATCGGGTGAAATTATTGAGCAACCGATTATTGCAAACTTTAAAGAAGGTTTGTCGGTTCTCGATTACTTCACCTCGAGCCACGGTGCGCGTAAAGGTCTTGCCGATACAGCGCTTAAAACCGCAAACTCTGGTTATTTGACACGTCGTTTGGTGGACGTTGCTCAGGACTGCATCATTGTTGAACAAGATTGCGGAACGGAGCGTGGGCTAACAGTGCGAGCTGTTATGGATAGTGGTGAGGTTGTTTCTTCACTATCTGAGCGTATTCTCGGTCGCACATTGTCAAAAGATGTGTTGCATCCTGTGACTGAGGAACTCCTTGTCGCACGCAATACGCTTGTTGATGAAGCTCTTTCAGATGTCATTGAGCAGGCAGGGGTAGAGAGCGTCGAAATTCGTTCTGTGCTTACATGTGATAGCCGTGTCGGTATCTGTGCTCATTGCTATGGACGTGATCTTGCCCGTGGTACACCTGTTAACATCGGTGAGGCTGTTGGTGTTATTGCAGCTCAATCGATTGGTGAACCAGGAACACAGCTGACCATGCGTACCTTCCATATTGGTGGTGCGGCAACGCGTGGTGCGGAGCAATCCATGGTGGAAGCAGCGCGTGATGGCGTTGTGAAGATCAAGAACCGTAACGTTGTAGAAAACTCACAAAAAGTTCCCGTAGTGATGTCACGTAACTGTGAAATTCTATTGGTGGATGAAAATGGGGTAGAACGTTCGCGTTATCGTGTGCCTTATGGTGCGCGTTTGATGGTAGGTGAAGGTGAAGAGGTAACACGCGGTCAGAAGATGGCCGAGTGGGATCCATACACCCTTCCAATTATTACCGAGCGTGCAGGTAAGGTTGAGTATCTGGACCTAATCGACAGTATTACGCTTGTGGAGCGAATGGACGAAGTAACAGGTCTAAGCTCGAAGGTTGTTGTTGATTACAAACAAGCTGCAAAAGGTGTCGATTTAAGGCCTCGTTTGCAGTTGAAGGATGCTTCTGGCAACGTTGTCAAACTTGCGAATGGCAATGATGCTCGTTACTTCCTCTCCCCAGATAGTATTTTGTCTGTTGAGAATGGTGCTGAAGTAAACGCCGGAGACGTGCTCGCCCGTATTCCACGTGAAGGTTCGAAAACACGTGATATTACCGGTGGTTTGCCACGTGTTGCTGAGCTGTTTGAGGCACGTCGTCCGAAAGACCATGCGATCATTGCCGAAGGTGATGGCCGTATTGAGTTCGGGAAAGACTATAAGTCTAAGCGTTGCATCATTGTAAAGAATGATGAAACGGATGAAGAAACGCAGTACCTCATTCCAAAAGGAAAGCACATTTCTGTTCAGGAAGGTGACTTCGTGCAGAAAGGTGACCCCCTCGTGGATGGACCTCGCGTGCCGCATGACATTCTGAAGGTGATGGGCGTCGAAGCTCTGTCTGATTATTTGGTGAATGAAATTCAGGATGTTTATCGTCTTCAAGGTGTGAAGATTAACGATAAGCATATTGAAGTGATCGTGCGGCAAATGCTTCAGAAGGTAGAGGTGCTAGAACCCGGCGATTCAACCTACCTCATTGGGGAAACGGTTGATCGTATTGAGTTCGAGATAGAGAATCAGCGCCTCATGGAGAATGGTGATACGCCAGCAAGGGGTATGCCCGTGCTACAAGGTATTACCAAAGCTTCCCTACAGACGCAGTCCTTTATCTCGGCCGCGTCCTTCCAAGAGACAACAAGGGTTCTTACGGATGCTGCAACGTCCGGCAAGGTTGATACGCTAAATGGCTTGAAAGAGAACGTCATCGTTGGCCGACTCATTCCAGCAGGAACAGGAAGCGTGATTAATCGTTTGCGGACGATTGCTGCGAGTCAGGACCGGGCAAGAGTCAGTGGAATTCCTTCGAAAAAAATCGAGGATGCTGCTGAATAA